One genomic region from Stackebrandtia nassauensis DSM 44728 encodes:
- a CDS encoding MFS transporter yields the protein MSQSTRPRGARKALSAIIVDTRPLRIPAFRRLWMSTIVTGFGSQLTAVAVPKQIFDITGSSGWVGLTGAVALVPLLIFGLWGGAIADAMDRRKLLLIGNAGIAVVSGLLWLQTFLGLDSVWLVLVLLACNQAFFGITMPTRNAVVARLVPAELLPSAAALNGSMFMFSAVFGPLAAGALMPVIGLSTLYGIDTITLLLTMIAVWRLPALPPLSGTFGRAGIRDVLDGFRYMAVKKVLLASFVVDIIAMVAGMPRALFPEMAERTFGDPPGGGLALGWLFAAIPIGSLVITLLSGWVSKVRRQGVAVTISIAVWGLAVAGFGLSGNLWLAAMFLVIGGAADMVSSIYRQAILQTAATDEMRGRMQGAFTVVVAGGPRIADLTHGWAAAGAGTAVAATGGGILVVICVFAAVALLPSFWRYRAPSDEK from the coding sequence GTGAGCCAATCGACGAGACCCCGCGGCGCCCGAAAAGCTCTCAGCGCCATCATCGTCGACACCCGGCCGCTGCGAATCCCCGCGTTCCGTCGACTGTGGATGTCGACGATCGTCACCGGCTTCGGCAGCCAGCTGACCGCCGTCGCCGTCCCCAAACAGATCTTCGACATCACCGGTTCCTCCGGCTGGGTCGGCCTCACCGGAGCGGTCGCGCTGGTGCCGCTGCTGATCTTCGGACTGTGGGGCGGCGCGATCGCCGACGCGATGGACCGGCGCAAACTCCTGCTGATCGGCAACGCCGGAATCGCCGTGGTGTCCGGACTGCTGTGGCTACAGACCTTCCTGGGCCTCGACTCGGTGTGGCTGGTGCTGGTGCTTTTGGCCTGCAACCAGGCGTTCTTCGGCATCACCATGCCCACCCGCAACGCCGTGGTCGCCCGGCTCGTCCCCGCCGAACTGCTGCCCTCGGCCGCCGCCCTGAACGGCTCGATGTTCATGTTCTCCGCCGTCTTCGGCCCGTTGGCGGCCGGGGCGCTCATGCCCGTCATCGGACTATCCACACTATACGGAATCGATACGATAACGCTGCTGCTTACCATGATCGCGGTATGGCGCCTTCCCGCGCTGCCGCCGCTGTCGGGCACGTTCGGGCGCGCGGGCATCCGTGACGTCCTGGACGGCTTCCGCTATATGGCGGTCAAGAAGGTCCTGCTGGCGTCCTTTGTGGTCGACATCATCGCGATGGTCGCCGGTATGCCCAGGGCACTGTTCCCCGAGATGGCCGAGCGCACCTTCGGTGACCCGCCCGGCGGCGGCCTGGCCCTTGGCTGGCTGTTCGCGGCCATTCCGATCGGTTCCCTTGTCATCACCCTGCTGTCCGGCTGGGTGTCCAAAGTGCGCCGACAGGGCGTCGCGGTCACCATCTCGATCGCGGTGTGGGGTCTCGCCGTAGCCGGTTTCGGTTTGTCCGGCAACCTGTGGCTGGCAGCGATGTTCCTGGTGATCGGCGGCGCCGCCGACATGGTCAGCTCCATCTACCGGCAGGCGATCCTCCAAACAGCGGCCACCGACGAGATGCGCGGCCGGATGCAGGGTGCCTTCACCGTCGTGGTCGCCGGAGGCCCCCGCATCGCCGACCTCACCCACGGCTGGGCCGCCGCCGGTGCCGGAACCGCCGTGGCCGCGACCGGCGGCGGCATTCTCGTCGTCATCTGCGTGTTCGCGGCCGTGGCCCTGCTGCCGTCCTTCTGGCGGTACCGGGCCCCGTCCGACGAGAAATGA
- a CDS encoding DoxX family protein has protein sequence MTIASTILSIALIAFFGSLGGAKLVLAPSVVEHVTALGFSMRACRIIGGLEIAACLGLIVGFFWEPVSLVASLGLFTLMIGALRAQLWAGIDIRTALPAVWLGAVALAATVITAVNLAV, from the coding sequence ATGACGATCGCGTCCACCATCCTTTCCATCGCCCTGATCGCCTTCTTCGGCTCGCTCGGCGGCGCCAAACTGGTGCTGGCGCCCTCGGTCGTCGAGCACGTCACCGCGCTCGGCTTCTCGATGAGAGCCTGCCGGATCATCGGTGGCCTGGAGATCGCCGCGTGCCTGGGCCTCATCGTCGGCTTCTTCTGGGAACCCGTCAGCCTCGTCGCCTCGCTGGGCCTGTTCACCCTCATGATCGGCGCACTGCGGGCCCAGTTGTGGGCGGGCATCGACATCAGGACCGCTCTGCCCGCCGTGTGGCTCGGCGCGGTCGCGCTGGCCGCCACGGTGATCACCGCCGTCAACCTCGCCGTGTGA
- a CDS encoding MerR family transcriptional regulator, producing the protein MTGDDTRGGPPADTDGLTVGRTANLVGVSIRTLHHWDSIGLVSPSDRTWAGYRVYSNEDIARIHRVLVYRELGFELAQIGRILDDRGVDATEHLRRQRGQLVEQIDRLRSMVGSVDRMLAAAREGMRLTPEQQVEIFGTDWRPEWVDEARQRWGDTTQWAQYSERAAALSTAEWEQVASETRAFEADLSDAKRSGVEPGTAAANALAERHRALMSTYFDCTHAMQVCMGRMFVEDPGFAEHYDKLAPGLAVWLREVLFANARANGVDPATAVWE; encoded by the coding sequence ATGACCGGTGACGACACCCGAGGCGGACCGCCCGCCGACACCGACGGCCTCACCGTCGGCCGAACCGCGAACCTGGTCGGGGTCAGCATCCGCACGCTCCACCACTGGGACTCGATCGGCCTGGTCAGCCCCAGCGACCGCACCTGGGCCGGATACCGGGTCTACTCCAACGAGGACATCGCCAGGATCCACCGGGTGCTGGTGTACCGGGAGCTGGGCTTCGAACTGGCCCAGATCGGCCGGATCCTGGACGATCGTGGAGTCGACGCGACCGAGCACCTGCGTCGACAGCGCGGCCAGCTGGTCGAGCAGATCGATCGACTCCGCTCGATGGTGGGCTCGGTGGACCGAATGCTGGCCGCCGCGCGCGAGGGCATGCGACTCACACCCGAACAGCAGGTGGAGATCTTCGGAACCGACTGGCGGCCCGAATGGGTCGACGAAGCCCGACAGCGCTGGGGCGACACGACGCAGTGGGCGCAGTACTCCGAGCGGGCGGCGGCGTTGTCGACGGCCGAGTGGGAGCAGGTCGCGTCCGAGACCAGGGCGTTCGAGGCGGACCTGTCGGACGCGAAGCGTTCGGGCGTCGAGCCGGGAACGGCGGCGGCCAACGCGCTGGCGGAACGGCATCGAGCCCTGATGTCGACGTACTTCGACTGCACCCACGCGATGCAGGTGTGCATGGGTCGGATGTTCGTCGAGGACCCCGGTTTCGCCGAGCACTACGACAAGCTCGCGCCCGGCCTGGCGGTGTGGCTGCGCGAGGTGTTGTTCGCCAACGCGCGAGCCAACGGCGTCGACCCGGCCACGGCAGTGTGGGAGTGA
- a CDS encoding DoxX family protein: MNLALWIVQIVLAVAFAAIGALKTTRPKNKLAPMMPWVADFSPATVRFIGAVELLAAVGLIGPAVTGVATMLVPAAAVGLAVTMLLAAVVHVRRGEASAVVVNVVLLALAGFVAWGRFGAYAF, encoded by the coding sequence ATGAACCTTGCACTGTGGATCGTCCAGATAGTTCTCGCCGTCGCGTTCGCCGCGATCGGTGCCCTGAAGACCACCCGGCCAAAGAACAAGCTCGCCCCGATGATGCCGTGGGTCGCCGACTTCTCCCCCGCGACCGTGCGCTTCATCGGCGCCGTCGAACTGCTTGCCGCTGTGGGGCTGATCGGGCCCGCGGTCACCGGTGTCGCCACGATGCTGGTCCCGGCCGCGGCCGTGGGGCTGGCGGTGACGATGCTGCTGGCGGCAGTCGTTCACGTCCGGCGCGGGGAGGCCAGTGCGGTCGTCGTCAACGTGGTGTTGCTGGCGCTGGCCGGGTTCGTCGCCTGGGGACGGTTCGGCGCGTACGCGTTCTGA
- a CDS encoding ABC transporter permease, which translates to MSEALVARRSVGWLSILAAEVRKGLTSQLAHPLGHVISLVVGMTMYLGLQFVLGQGQLRADLLPQTLIAIGGYWFLQYSALVMVSDLVEEKNAGTFAQSQMSTAPPWLLMVGRLVTASVFGLVVAVAASAVPAAIAGIAIPWRWAALVPYALLLIGILAFTYILAAVAIRTPMVGVLQSLFTALILLLNGAFLPLSLYPEWLAAVARLLPTTMGIEAVNEVLFDGATLARLWTSGSLPLLVVHTAVLVGIGAVLFSRNHRRAVRDGSLGQY; encoded by the coding sequence ATGTCTGAGGCACTTGTCGCGCGGCGAAGCGTCGGTTGGTTGTCCATACTGGCCGCTGAGGTCCGCAAGGGACTGACCTCGCAGTTGGCGCATCCGCTGGGTCATGTCATCAGCCTGGTCGTGGGTATGACGATGTACCTGGGTTTGCAGTTCGTGTTGGGGCAGGGGCAGTTGCGCGCCGATCTGCTGCCCCAGACCCTCATCGCCATCGGTGGCTACTGGTTTCTCCAGTACTCGGCGCTGGTGATGGTGTCGGACCTGGTGGAGGAGAAGAACGCGGGCACCTTCGCGCAGTCGCAGATGTCGACGGCGCCGCCGTGGCTGCTCATGGTCGGACGGCTGGTGACCGCGTCGGTGTTCGGTCTGGTCGTCGCGGTGGCGGCTTCGGCGGTGCCCGCCGCGATCGCGGGTATCGCGATCCCGTGGCGTTGGGCGGCGCTGGTGCCCTATGCGTTGCTGCTCATCGGGATCCTGGCGTTCACGTACATCCTGGCCGCCGTCGCGATTCGGACGCCCATGGTCGGTGTGCTCCAGTCCCTGTTCACCGCGCTCATTCTGCTGCTCAACGGCGCGTTCCTGCCGCTGTCGCTGTATCCCGAGTGGCTGGCGGCGGTGGCGCGGCTACTTCCGACCACTATGGGCATCGAGGCGGTCAACGAGGTGCTGTTCGACGGCGCCACGCTCGCGCGACTGTGGACGTCGGGGAGCCTGCCGCTGTTGGTCGTCCACACGGCGGTGCTCGTCGGGATCGGCGCCGTTCTGTTCTCCCGCAACCATCGCCGGGCCGTCCGTGACGGCAGCCTCGGCCAGTACTGA
- a CDS encoding tRNA-binding protein, with amino-acid sequence MNEPVAPQVTIDDFTALDIRVGTVTRAEPFPKARRPAFRLWIDFGELGTRKSSAQITALYRVEELVGRQVLAVVNFPPRQVADFMSEVLVLGLTNADGEVVLVQPDRDVKPGLRLS; translated from the coding sequence ATGAACGAACCGGTCGCGCCGCAGGTCACCATCGACGATTTCACCGCCCTGGACATCCGGGTGGGCACCGTGACCCGGGCCGAGCCGTTCCCCAAGGCCCGCAGACCCGCCTTTCGGCTGTGGATCGACTTCGGCGAACTCGGCACCCGCAAGTCCAGCGCCCAGATCACCGCGCTGTACCGCGTCGAGGAACTCGTGGGACGGCAGGTCCTGGCGGTGGTGAACTTCCCGCCCCGGCAGGTGGCCGACTTCATGTCCGAGGTCCTGGTGCTGGGACTGACCAACGCCGACGGCGAAGTCGTTCTGGTGCAACCCGACCGCGACGTCAAACCCGGCCTGCGACTGTCCTGA
- a CDS encoding alpha/beta fold hydrolase codes for MADYEQHYIDGDRYRLGVHRYPSAAERAVIMLPAMGVPAGYYRRFALQLREFDCDVSIVDLRGTGSSTPKPARRVNFGYGDLVNDISAFYERLAPDVDGRPVLLLGHSLGGQLGLLHQALRGSAGIDVRAAALIASGLPYHALYGRRSIPLYAIASGMSAASAILGHWPGYGFAGRQPRRLIRDWAHTVRTGRFPDLDGRDTEAALAELKLPVLAITVQGDPLTPPVTSRHLTGKLAAAELETHHYRHDEAGARLDHFTWARNSEPLTRRLRDFLDRA; via the coding sequence GTGGCCGATTACGAGCAGCACTACATCGACGGTGACCGGTACCGGCTGGGCGTGCACCGGTACCCCAGCGCCGCCGAGCGCGCGGTGATCATGCTGCCCGCCATGGGCGTGCCCGCCGGGTACTACCGACGGTTCGCGTTGCAACTGCGGGAGTTCGACTGCGACGTCAGCATCGTCGACCTGCGCGGCACCGGCTCCAGCACCCCCAAACCCGCCCGGCGCGTCAACTTCGGTTACGGCGACCTCGTCAACGACATCTCGGCGTTCTACGAACGGCTCGCCCCCGACGTCGACGGCCGTCCGGTGCTGCTGCTGGGACACAGTCTCGGCGGCCAGCTGGGCCTGCTGCACCAGGCGCTGCGCGGCAGCGCCGGCATCGACGTGAGGGCCGCCGCGCTGATCGCGTCCGGGCTCCCCTACCACGCGCTGTACGGGCGGCGCTCGATTCCGTTGTACGCCATCGCTTCGGGCATGTCGGCCGCCTCGGCGATCCTGGGCCACTGGCCCGGTTACGGCTTCGCCGGACGGCAGCCCCGGCGGCTCATCCGCGACTGGGCCCACACCGTCCGAACTGGACGATTCCCGGACCTCGACGGCCGCGACACCGAGGCGGCGCTGGCGGAGCTGAAACTGCCGGTACTGGCGATCACCGTCCAGGGCGACCCGCTCACTCCCCCGGTGACCTCGCGGCACCTGACCGGCAAACTGGCCGCCGCCGAACTGGAGACCCACCACTACCGGCACGACGAGGCCGGTGCCCGGCTCGACCACTTCACCTGGGCCCGCAACTCCGAGCCGTTGACGCGGCGGCTGCGCGACTTCCTCGACCGCGCCTGA
- the hisG gene encoding ATP phosphoribosyltransferase, protein MLRIAVPNKGSLSEAATQMLVEAGYRQRRAARDLTATDTANDVQFFYLRPRDIATYVASGDLDLGITGRDLLVDSAAEAEETMALGFGGSTFRYACRPGTASTVTDLEGKRIATSFTGVVRANLAANGVSATVVHLDGAVENAVGLGVADAVADVVSTGATLRQAGLEIFGEPLMESEAILIRRRGGSSNGAQDQLLRRLHGVMVARSYVMLAYDVLAEDLERACALTPGIESPTISPLHREGWVAVQSMTERAEVHRIMDDLYELGARGILVTDIHACRI, encoded by the coding sequence ATGCTGCGTATCGCTGTACCCAACAAGGGTTCTCTTTCCGAGGCCGCCACCCAGATGCTGGTGGAGGCCGGTTACCGGCAGCGTCGGGCCGCGCGCGACCTGACCGCCACCGACACCGCCAACGACGTTCAGTTCTTCTACCTGCGGCCCCGCGACATCGCCACCTACGTCGCCTCCGGCGACCTCGACCTGGGCATCACCGGACGCGACCTGCTGGTCGATTCCGCCGCCGAGGCCGAGGAGACGATGGCCCTGGGCTTCGGCGGCTCGACCTTCCGGTACGCGTGCCGTCCCGGTACCGCGTCCACCGTCACCGACCTGGAGGGCAAGCGGATCGCGACGTCGTTCACCGGCGTCGTGCGCGCCAACCTGGCCGCCAACGGGGTCAGCGCCACCGTCGTGCACTTGGACGGCGCGGTGGAGAACGCCGTCGGGCTCGGGGTCGCCGACGCGGTGGCCGACGTGGTGTCCACCGGCGCCACCCTGCGGCAGGCGGGCCTGGAGATCTTCGGGGAACCGTTGATGGAGTCCGAGGCCATCCTGATCCGTCGCCGTGGCGGCAGCTCGAACGGGGCCCAGGACCAGCTGCTGCGGCGCCTGCACGGCGTCATGGTGGCCCGCAGTTACGTGATGCTCGCCTACGATGTGCTCGCCGAGGATCTGGAGCGGGCTTGCGCGTTGACGCCGGGGATCGAGTCGCCGACGATCTCGCCGTTGCACCGTGAGGGGTGGGTGGCGGTGCAGTCGATGACCGAGCGCGCCGAGGTGCACCGGATCATGGATGACCTGTATGAGTTGGGGGCCAGGGGAATCCTGGTGACCGACATTCACGCGTGCCGGATATGA
- a CDS encoding ABC transporter permease, translated as MSIVYSTRPRLLGGFGNEIGKGLADLVAGWRGLAVQMITFPLFYLLIVLFMGRGQLRAELLLPVGIGMVALTFIHEQVNRMFWSYQGDIQSGVLEQTYLTPLPSWVLILGRQIASIVAALPTALSVGATGYVAIVANGGSVHFDPRVVVPLAAIAVGTCGLALVLCGLTLVYKRIQIITQVSVAVYAIAGGTLVPLTDMPGWTAVVARLAVPIAPGIEAMRDILLDGDSLAGLSTGWGPGWLLLQPLLIAGAGVLVFSRLERIAKRRGTLGRY; from the coding sequence ATGTCCATCGTTTATTCGACGCGGCCCCGGTTGCTGGGCGGTTTCGGCAATGAGATCGGCAAGGGGCTGGCCGACCTGGTCGCGGGCTGGCGTGGCCTGGCCGTTCAGATGATCACCTTTCCGTTGTTCTACCTGCTCATCGTGTTGTTCATGGGACGCGGGCAGCTGCGGGCCGAGCTGCTGTTGCCCGTCGGCATCGGCATGGTGGCGTTGACGTTCATCCACGAGCAGGTGAACCGGATGTTCTGGAGTTACCAGGGCGATATCCAGTCCGGTGTGCTCGAACAGACCTACCTCACGCCGCTGCCGTCGTGGGTGCTGATCCTGGGACGCCAGATCGCGTCCATCGTGGCCGCGTTGCCCACAGCGCTTTCGGTGGGGGCGACGGGGTACGTCGCGATCGTGGCGAACGGGGGAAGTGTCCACTTCGATCCACGGGTGGTGGTGCCGTTGGCGGCCATCGCCGTGGGCACCTGTGGGCTGGCGTTGGTCCTGTGTGGGTTGACGCTGGTGTACAAGCGGATCCAGATCATCACCCAGGTGTCGGTGGCGGTCTACGCGATCGCGGGCGGGACGCTGGTTCCGCTGACCGACATGCCCGGGTGGACCGCCGTCGTGGCCAGGCTCGCGGTGCCGATCGCGCCGGGTATCGAGGCGATGCGCGACATCCTGCTCGACGGCGATTCGCTGGCCGGGCTGTCCACCGGCTGGGGCCCGGGATGGCTGCTGCTGCAACCGCTGCTGATCGCCGGAGCGGGGGTGCTCGTCTTCTCACGCCTGGAACGGATCGCCAAACGCCGCGGCACCCTCGGCCGCTACTAG
- a CDS encoding VOC family protein codes for MSEFKTPVPNPALDAVAPDVYREIYGMPMFTIVPTADLEASKDFWLDGLGFIDLFSIPGGVTHLRRWAFQDVLLVPGEPPAEAPAQSLNFACVLSQIEEVRQRCEKLVPGCTDGPREMPWNSVELTVITPENARIVMTAARPIDPNSQMAADWRAVGIPIPENP; via the coding sequence ATGAGCGAATTCAAGACACCGGTCCCGAACCCGGCCCTCGACGCGGTCGCCCCCGACGTCTACCGCGAGATCTACGGCATGCCGATGTTCACCATCGTGCCGACGGCTGATCTCGAGGCGTCCAAGGACTTCTGGCTCGACGGACTGGGCTTCATCGACCTGTTCAGCATCCCCGGCGGGGTCACCCACCTGCGGCGGTGGGCGTTTCAGGACGTGCTGCTGGTTCCGGGCGAACCCCCGGCCGAGGCACCGGCGCAGAGCCTCAACTTCGCGTGCGTGCTCAGCCAGATCGAGGAGGTCCGGCAGCGCTGCGAGAAGCTGGTCCCCGGTTGCACCGACGGCCCGCGCGAGATGCCGTGGAACTCCGTCGAACTGACCGTCATCACGCCGGAGAACGCACGGATCGTCATGACCGCCGCGCGACCCATCGACCCGAACAGCCAGATGGCCGCCGACTGGCGCGCCGTGGGCATCCCGATCCCGGAGAACCCGTGA
- a CDS encoding DMT family transporter codes for MTTVPRPRGAPSRLVVPVWAALALVVAGGACAAGQAAINGELGQRLDSPLTAAAISNSLGGVLFVVSLATVSRVREGLRRAWRQRLPLWMYTGGLFGAVYVFAGSLTVPLMGVALFTVAQVCGNTMGALGTDAVGLGPSGRLRVTRPRLAGAALAIVAIAVAQVGRDLATGLWWLVPFVVVIGAGLALQGAFNGRVNEVTGNPLSTGMVNFVAGTSVLYLIVGVVAVVDGLPLSRLPSEPWLYLGGPLGSLLVVFSMLAIKVIGVLRMALGILTGQLVGALVIDVVALGVTPSPWLVAGLVLTAAAVAITGRGKARAEATPDADISAAAAKRD; via the coding sequence ATGACGACCGTCCCGCGACCGCGTGGCGCCCCGTCTCGGCTTGTCGTGCCGGTGTGGGCGGCGTTGGCGTTGGTGGTCGCGGGGGGTGCTTGTGCCGCTGGGCAGGCGGCGATCAACGGGGAGCTGGGGCAGCGGCTCGACTCGCCGTTGACCGCCGCCGCGATCAGCAACTCGCTGGGCGGGGTGTTGTTCGTCGTGTCGCTGGCGACGGTTTCCCGGGTGCGGGAGGGCTTGCGGCGGGCTTGGCGGCAGCGGTTGCCACTGTGGATGTACACCGGGGGACTGTTCGGCGCCGTGTACGTGTTCGCCGGGTCCCTGACGGTTCCGCTCATGGGCGTCGCTTTGTTCACTGTGGCGCAAGTCTGCGGTAACACCATGGGGGCCTTGGGAACCGACGCGGTCGGTTTGGGTCCGTCGGGTCGGTTGCGGGTTACCCGGCCTCGGCTCGCCGGGGCGGCGTTGGCGATCGTGGCCATCGCGGTGGCTCAGGTCGGCCGGGACCTGGCCACCGGTTTGTGGTGGCTGGTGCCGTTCGTGGTCGTCATCGGTGCGGGTTTGGCGTTGCAGGGCGCGTTCAACGGCCGGGTCAACGAGGTGACCGGCAATCCGTTGTCGACCGGCATGGTGAACTTCGTGGCCGGAACCAGCGTCCTGTACCTGATCGTCGGTGTCGTCGCCGTGGTCGACGGACTGCCGTTGTCGCGGTTGCCGTCGGAGCCGTGGCTGTACCTGGGTGGACCGCTGGGGTCGTTGCTGGTGGTGTTCTCGATGCTGGCCATCAAGGTGATCGGGGTGCTGCGCATGGCGCTGGGCATCCTCACCGGTCAGCTGGTGGGCGCGTTGGTCATCGACGTGGTCGCGCTGGGTGTGACGCCGTCCCCGTGGCTGGTGGCCGGGCTGGTGCTGACGGCCGCGGCGGTGGCGATCACCGGTCGCGGCAAGGCAAGGGCCGAGGCCACGCCGGACGCCGACATCAGCGCGGCCGCCGCGAAACGCGACTGA